The following proteins come from a genomic window of Neoarius graeffei isolate fNeoGra1 chromosome 26, fNeoGra1.pri, whole genome shotgun sequence:
- the LOC132874374 gene encoding cytokine-inducible SH2-containing protein-like yields the protein MFLCIQRILGPPSVMVTGEMKVTDNPEVSEDSCNQLVPASPQLWDSFDNLRCIHATFQHLNTSGWYWGNISASQAGDALAGTAEGTFLVRDSSHTHYFFTLSVKTNRGPTNVRIEYSGNRFRLDYISNTCPRLLSFPTVSDLVQHYAGTSRRKERSKPEEDTLGVPKDNMVLLKLRQPLYKPKTFPTLQHLVRLTINRHTKCPEQLPLPCLLLHYLQDYPFKV from the exons GATTCTAGGCCCACCTTCAGTGATGGTTACTGGAGAGATGAAAGTTACAGACAATCCAGAAGTATCAGAAGATTCTTGTAACCAGCTGGTCCCGGCTTCTCCTCAGCTGTGGGACTCGTTCGATAATCTGCGATGCATCCATGCTACATTTCAGCACCTGAATACCTCAG GCTGGTACTGGGGAAACATTTCAGCGAGCCAGGCTGGAGACGCTCTGGCAGGCACAGCAGAGGGCACGTTCCTTGTGCGTGACAGCAGCCACACACACTACTTCTTCACCCTTTCTGTGAAGACGAACAGAGGCCCCACCAACGTACGCATCGAGTACAGTGGCAACCGCTTCCGCTTGGACTACATTTCTAACACGTGTCCTCGGCTGCTGTCCTTCCCCACCGTATCCGACTTGGTGCAGCACTATGCTGGCACCAGCAGGAGAAAGGAGAGATCTAAGCCAGAGGAAGACACCCTAGGAGTACCGAAGGACAATATGGTTCTGCTGAAGCTCAGGCAGCCTCTGTATAAACCCAAAACCTTCCCCACGTTACAGCACTTGGTCCGTCTCACCATAAACAGACACACAAAGTGCCCAGAACAGCTGCCGCTACCATGTCTTCTGCTGCACTACTTACAGGACTATCCCTTCAAAGTATAA